In Sphingomonas sp. SUN019, one genomic interval encodes:
- a CDS encoding beta-ketoacyl-ACP synthase III — translation MIRAVLTGTGSALPARRVSNAELAEQVDTTDEWIVERTGIRFRHIAGEGETTATLAVDACRAALTAASLAPADIDLIVLATATPDQTFPATATKVQAMLGIDDCVAFDVAAVCSGFLYAVQVADSMIRAGAAERALVIGAETFSRILDWEDRTTCVLFGDGAGAIVLEARESVDDVTDPGARGILATKLHADGRHNDLLYVDGGPSTTGTVGKLRMKGREVFRHAVVNLAAVMGESLALAGLTSDDVDWVVPHQANARILDATARKLGLAPGKVVVTVDQHANTSAASVPLALDTAVRDGRIKPGHIVVLEAMGGGFTWGASVIRF, via the coding sequence ATGATCCGCGCGGTCCTGACGGGAACAGGCTCGGCGCTGCCGGCGCGTCGCGTGTCGAACGCCGAACTGGCGGAACAGGTCGACACCACCGACGAATGGATCGTCGAGCGCACCGGCATCCGTTTTCGCCACATTGCAGGCGAGGGTGAGACGACCGCGACGTTGGCGGTCGATGCGTGCCGCGCGGCGCTGACCGCGGCGTCGCTGGCACCGGCCGATATCGACCTGATCGTGCTGGCGACGGCGACGCCGGATCAGACCTTTCCCGCCACGGCGACCAAGGTGCAGGCGATGCTGGGCATCGACGATTGCGTCGCGTTCGATGTGGCGGCGGTGTGTTCCGGGTTCCTGTATGCGGTGCAGGTCGCCGACAGCATGATCCGCGCTGGCGCCGCGGAGCGCGCGCTGGTGATCGGTGCGGAAACCTTCAGCCGTATTCTCGACTGGGAAGATCGCACCACCTGCGTATTGTTCGGCGATGGCGCGGGCGCGATCGTGCTGGAGGCGCGCGAGAGCGTCGACGACGTGACCGATCCCGGCGCGCGGGGGATTCTGGCTACGAAGCTGCACGCCGACGGGCGGCACAACGATTTGCTTTACGTCGACGGCGGGCCTTCCACGACGGGTACCGTTGGGAAATTACGGATGAAGGGGCGCGAGGTCTTTCGCCATGCGGTCGTCAATCTGGCCGCGGTGATGGGCGAATCGCTCGCGCTGGCAGGTCTGACGTCGGATGACGTCGACTGGGTCGTTCCGCATCAGGCGAACGCGCGCATCCTGGATGCGACGGCGCGCAAGCTGGGTCTCGCGCCGGGAAAGGTCGTCGTTACGGTCGACCAGCACGCCAACACGTCCGCCGCATCGGTACCGCTGGCGCTCGACACCGCCGTGCGTGATGGCCGCATCAAGCCGGGGCACATCGTCGTGCTGGAGGCGATGGGCGGCGGCTTCACCTGGGGTGCGTCGGTGATCCGTTTCTGA
- a CDS encoding integration host factor subunit alpha, which yields MSEAGTLTRADLAEALHRQVGLSRADSGRIVEQILEKLCHALANGENVKVSGFGTFVLRDKGERVGRNPKTGVEVPIAPRRVLTFRASQMMRERIVNAGQ from the coding sequence ATGAGCGAGGCAGGAACATTGACGCGGGCCGATCTGGCCGAGGCGCTGCACCGTCAGGTGGGGCTGTCGCGCGCCGATTCGGGCCGGATCGTCGAACAAATCCTGGAGAAATTGTGTCACGCGCTCGCCAACGGCGAGAACGTCAAGGTGTCGGGGTTCGGCACCTTCGTGCTGCGCGACAAGGGCGAACGCGTCGGGCGCAACCCCAAGACGGGTGTCGAAGTGCCGATCGCGCCGCGACGCGTGCTGACGTTCCGCGCCAGCCAGATGATGCGCGAACGCATCGTCAACGCAGGGCAGTGA
- a CDS encoding MerR family transcriptional regulator — translation MGEVSKSTGLPQHVLRYWETRFPQLKPLTRAGNRRYYRPEDVALIARIDRLLNSDGYTVKGVQKLLASEGKGGGGSEPIVAPTARDPLRTIRDRLKTALDAD, via the coding sequence ATCGGCGAGGTCTCGAAATCGACGGGGCTGCCGCAGCACGTCCTGCGTTACTGGGAAACCCGATTTCCGCAGCTGAAGCCGCTGACGCGGGCCGGTAACCGGCGATATTATCGGCCCGAGGATGTCGCGTTGATCGCGCGGATCGACCGGTTGCTGAATAGCGACGGGTATACCGTAAAGGGCGTCCAGAAATTGCTGGCCAGCGAAGGCAAAGGCGGGGGCGGCAGCGAGCCAATTGTTGCGCCGACAGCCCGCGATCCGTTGCGCACGATCCGCGACCGCCTGAAGACTGCCCTCGACGCGGACTAA
- a CDS encoding peptide chain release factor 3 has product MTTFPRRTFAIISHPDAGKTTLTEKLLYFGGAIHLAGEVKARGQNRRARSDWMKIEQQRGISVTSSVMTFEREGITFNLLDTPGHEDFSEDTYRTLTAVDSAVMVIDAAKGIEPQTRKLFEVCRLRSVPIITFVNKVDREGRPIFELLDEIADMLALDVCPMNWPIGMGGEFEGVMDLKTRRISRPDGDSRTFLGTTDDAPLSERFAEEVELAEMGYAAFDAEAYRHGDLTPVYFGSALKDFGVAELIGALADYAPPPRPQPAEPAPVSPDNPEVTGFVFKVQANMDPNHRDRIAFMRLCSGVFKRGMKLTPSGSGKPLAVHSPILFFAQNREVADEALPGDIIGIPNHGTLRVGDTLSERNDVRFTGLPNFAPEILRRVQLKDPTKTKQLRKALDDMAEEGVTQVFYPEIGSNWIIGVVGQLQLEVLLSRLDAEYKVAAGLEPAPFETARWVSAADAADLKAFTDLNRSAMAKDRDGNPVFLAKSAWEVGYIADRYPKVTFAATRER; this is encoded by the coding sequence ATGACCACCTTCCCCCGCCGCACCTTCGCGATCATCTCGCACCCCGACGCCGGCAAGACCACGCTCACCGAAAAGCTGCTCTACTTCGGCGGCGCGATCCATCTCGCGGGCGAAGTGAAAGCGCGCGGCCAGAACCGCCGCGCCCGGTCCGACTGGATGAAGATTGAACAGCAGCGCGGCATCTCGGTCACCTCATCGGTGATGACGTTCGAGCGCGAAGGGATCACCTTCAACCTGCTCGACACGCCGGGTCACGAGGACTTCTCCGAAGACACCTACCGCACCCTAACCGCAGTCGATTCTGCCGTGATGGTGATCGACGCCGCGAAGGGCATCGAGCCGCAGACGCGCAAATTGTTCGAGGTCTGCCGCCTACGCTCGGTCCCGATCATCACCTTCGTCAACAAGGTCGATCGCGAAGGCCGCCCGATCTTCGAACTGCTCGACGAAATCGCGGATATGCTCGCGCTCGACGTGTGCCCGATGAACTGGCCGATCGGCATGGGCGGCGAATTTGAAGGCGTAATGGACCTGAAGACGCGCCGCATCAGCCGCCCCGATGGCGACAGCCGCACGTTTCTGGGCACGACCGACGACGCGCCGCTGTCAGAGCGCTTCGCCGAGGAAGTGGAACTGGCCGAAATGGGCTATGCTGCGTTCGACGCAGAAGCGTACCGTCACGGCGACCTGACGCCGGTCTATTTCGGCTCCGCGCTGAAAGATTTCGGCGTCGCCGAATTGATCGGCGCGCTCGCCGACTACGCCCCGCCCCCGCGCCCGCAACCCGCCGAACCCGCCCCCGTCTCGCCCGACAATCCCGAAGTCACCGGTTTCGTGTTCAAGGTACAGGCGAACATGGACCCCAACCACCGCGACCGCATCGCCTTCATGCGACTGTGTTCGGGCGTGTTCAAACGTGGCATGAAGCTGACGCCATCGGGATCGGGCAAGCCACTAGCGGTGCATTCGCCGATCCTGTTCTTCGCGCAGAATCGCGAGGTCGCGGACGAGGCGTTGCCAGGCGACATCATCGGTATCCCCAACCACGGCACCTTGCGGGTCGGCGACACCCTGTCCGAACGCAACGACGTACGCTTCACCGGCCTGCCGAATTTCGCGCCTGAAATCCTGCGCCGCGTCCAGTTGAAAGATCCGACCAAGACCAAGCAACTCCGCAAGGCGCTCGACGACATGGCCGAGGAAGGCGTGACGCAAGTTTTTTATCCAGAGATCGGATCGAACTGGATCATCGGTGTCGTCGGCCAACTCCAGCTAGAAGTGTTGCTCTCGCGGCTCGACGCGGAATACAAGGTCGCCGCAGGGCTCGAACCCGCGCCGTTCGAAACCGCGCGCTGGGTCTCGGCAGCGGATGCGGCGGACCTGAAGGCGTTTACCGACCTCAACCGCTCCGCGATGGCCAAGGATCGCGACGGCAACCCGGTGTTCCTCGCCAAAAGCGCGTGGGAGGTCGGCTACATCGCCGATCGCTACCCCAAGGTGACCTTCGCGGCGACGCGCGAACGATAG